The Dioscorea cayenensis subsp. rotundata cultivar TDr96_F1 chromosome 11, TDr96_F1_v2_PseudoChromosome.rev07_lg8_w22 25.fasta, whole genome shotgun sequence genomic interval AATATCGAGTTTATGAGCTTTGATAAGACGAAACACCCGGAAGAAGTATCTCCAGAGAGATACCCCCGCAATTCCAAAGATAAGATTTTAAGCATATTCATACATACCATGAAAACGAGATGAGTAAGAATAACACTTCCTGGGAGAGAAGGGAAGAAGAAACAAGTTAAGAGCAGGGCTCATCGGCTTCCATTCTCCCCTTCTTTGGGGAAGTGCTGTGTATGCTAGGGCCTTTCCGGACGAGGGTTTCTCGACGGGCTTCCATCTGGTATTGATAgagggtcatgttatcttcCGAACAAGTATCAGAGAGGATTTGATCAGCCATTTCGTTGTCGTCGTCTTCATCAGAGGACTCCTCTCCCTGGCTCTcatcttccaccatatcttctTCGTCAAGAGCATTAGAGACTCTCTCAACGATGTCAGAGTGGGGGTTAGAGTCAAGTTGGGGAGGGGGGACAGGAAGGGATTGCACCGAAGATCGAAGGACAGGTGGCGGAGATTTCGAGCGATACTGGATACAGCTGGGTTCCATGCCTGGGGAGATGTGCGGAGTGGGATTCAGAATGGAGGGGATGTGCGGTAAAGCACACTGGGACTGTGGGTTATCGCCTTGGGACTCACAAACAACTGTGGGAGCGATGGGGGGGTGAGAGGTAACGGTTGGGTTAACGAGGGAGCATTGAATGGGGGGCTGAACGACACTGTCCCCAACAGGAGACGTGACAGGGGATGGAGGAGGCCGCCCACTAGCAGCGGCTCTCCTTCCGCCACGTAGACTGCGCATGTCAGAGCCTCGGGCCGGGTCAACAACGGGACTCGGGCTGGCCGCAGCATCCATGGGTCACGTGAGGGGCACGAGGGCCACTGCCGCGATCAGCGGTTCTCGCCTCACCGGCGAGACACCGGGCCGTGGGACCAAAGTCGAGATCATTGGTGGGGATCGCCGCATCATCGATGTTCTCCGACGAGAGACCCACCGGAGGGTCGACATCATCTATGCGCTGATCTTGGAGATCCGATACCTAGCTAGAACCGGGTCCTACCTTCCACCGAGGGTGGGGTAAGTTGGTTTTAACGGCACCGGAGCTCGAAGACCGCGGACAAATGTTACTACCATGACCGATCAGCCCGCACGAGTAGCGTAACGCGTGGAACGCTCATATTGGACAACAACAAAAACTCTGTGCAGATCGTCCCCAATCCAGAAACCACGACAGAGTGGTTTGGATAGATCAATTTCAACACATATACGAGCGTATTTGGACCTGCTAAGGGACGTGGTGTAATCGTCCACCTTGATCAGAGTACCAAACTGGCCGGCTATTGTTTCCAGAGTTTCCCCTTCCCAGAACTCCACAGGAAGATTATGGAGTTGTAACCAAATAACGGCGGTGTTAAGCTTAGCGAAGGTAGGTTCGAAAAAGGGTTTCCAGGGCGAAAGCTGAAGTATAATGCCGTTGACGGACCAGGGGCCATCAATAAGAAGTTTTTGCATAGTTTGCTGAGAGGAACACCTAATTAAAAGGAACCCGTTAGGGAGATCGGAGATGCAAACGTCTCCAAAAGCACTCCATTTGGCGAGAAGATCGATTGGACCTCGATGAAAGGAGGAGATTTGCCAAAAAGCTTCCCATAAAGCGCATCATCGGAACTTCAATCTGCCCTCGGTCATGGCATCGCCATCAATTCGAATGAAATCAGTGGTGCATTCCTTCAGTTTGGAGAGCATGTGAGTATTATGCGGGGGAGTTGTCTGTTGAAAAGGCGCAGGAGGAAGCAATTTGGGCCCAGGACTTGGGTTGCGGGGGGGCAAGAGGGGGGGCCGATTGTCGgtccccgcttgccatggcaagaggaGAACGACGGAAGAGAAACTAAGAAGCCGAGAATAAAAACTAGGAGCAGAGGAGAAATCTTTTCACTCTTCTGAGGAGAAATATGGTACATGGAGTGGGGTTCAAAGTGGGATGATGTTAAAAGGGGTTGTGATCCTTTTTACAaggaggacaagcaaagagttGCACGTGATTGGGCGTCCTTCCTGAGAGTatggttgtgtgtgtgtgtgtgtgtgtgtgtgtgtgtgtgtgtgtgtgttcatgGACATTGccctttcttttttcatttcattcattcatgAATGCTCAGAACTTGCCACTCATGTTAACGGATCACAAGGAACAACAAGCTTTTCACAACTCACATCATCAATTTTCCCCATTATTGTCCTCCACTTCATCATGAGAGACCaaaattgaagattttttttttttaattattattttaaccatatatatacccaaatcttgatttaatttgaaGATATTAAAGTCTTAGATCTATATATAAGGTGGATAATTAATATCCGAATGGTGTCGGTATTGTCAGAGATCATGATCATGAGTACTAATTAATgatctgttgttgttgttgttgttttcatgatgatgatgacgaggGGATCACtaacaccatatatatatatatatatatttcatggtGCGACTTGAGGTGCAATAGTGCTCTCTACCAGACCCTCTTCTCACTGTCAAACACCAAATGGAACAGTGGTTGTATGGGAAAATAGGACTCCCACCACTGCCTTCCAAGTCCCTAAACAAATCAttgttatcttatttatttgcttattaaCTTGTCAAATACTCTCCATTACTAAGCCCACTGCCTTCATTACTAATTAATTCATAGAAACCCtgcaaaaaatattaaaatatatcttttattttaattttaataagtgggatttattcattttattcaatataaaaaccagcaaaaaataaagtaaaatattgcaaatattaAATGCTCTGCTTCTCATTGAAATGATGACTCTTATCATGATATTAATCATCCTAAAACGTATggttattaataaatttcaatatgtttttattttcatagaaAATAGCTTACATGTAATCATTAATATAGCgcttttattttcacaattatTAATTAACACCCTTTAACAATAACAAGCTAGGATtcaaagttgattttttttttttctttctttctttttatactATCAACAGACAGAGTGAAATGAATCCAAAATGTTCAGATGACAGAAGACATTCATAGGCAATCATGGTCCCTTGagcagcatatatatatatatatatatcaaagttgAGCCAATCATCTCAAGAGAAGACTAATTGGACAAATTAGATGTATAGCTTGGCCTGCTAGGAATAATTCCTTCATTTCATCATTTCATTTGCTTTGCTGCTTTCTACACTGTGCATGCATGATCACATATATCTACCTAACTCAATTGAGCTTATAAATATCATTGTATCCATGCATTTTGCTTCcatccttcatcttcatcttctctttctTAAGAGGGAAAGATTGAGTATATGTTCAAACAGCagtgaacatatatatatagtgatcaATCATTTCCCTTCTTTATCAAATTAAAGGTTCTCCAAGAAGTCTGAAGCTAGACTCTCTGCGTCGATGGCGAAGAAGAGAAggtaatgtttaatttttcttgtttacgTACATTTATATATGCATGTCAAACATGCTTTCTTACAACGTAGTGATCAAGACGTTGATGCGCATTATTAATTGTTAAACATGCACACATATATACTGCAGCTGGTTGCGAAAGAGGAAGGTCTGTCGCCTGGGCATCAAAAAGGGAGTAGTACGAGTGGGTGTTGATcaagagatggagatggagatggagaactTGAAGTTGTATTTGGAAAACAAGTTTATCATGGAGGAGAACAAGAGGCTGAGGGAGAGGGCCCTTGTACTTGTCCGGGAGAATAGCGCATTGAGATGCCACCTTGATTACCCAAAAAAAGCCAGTATAAAGCACATTGTGTgctaattatataatttgttcATCCAATTCATATGGCTAGCTATCTGTTCTACGTACCTTTCTATATATCTTAATTATCTTCAGCTTCTgccaaattaatatataagtgCATTTGtagaaaatggagaagaaatCAATCCATTTTGATCTTAATTCCATCCGGACACCATACAAATTAAACAACAAGCAGATATCACTCAGATTAAAGTTATAACAAACTTCAAAAGATGTACCAATAAAGACCATTAAAAAAGTATGCAAATAAGAGcccaaaagtaaaaacaaacaaattaatccTTAGATGATCAAGATGGTATATATGAGCAGTGCATCTATTAATTTGAACTAAAACTTTTTGAAAGCTAGCTACTAAAATGAAAGGTACAAGCAAGCATGTGGTGAAACGGAATCAGATGTCCATGATAAAGTT includes:
- the LOC120272613 gene encoding protein LITTLE ZIPPER 1-like, which gives rise to MAKKRSWLRKRKVCRLGIKKGVVRVGVDQEMEMEMENLKLYLENKFIMEENKRLRERALVLVRENSALRCHLDYPKKASIKHIVC